In one Candidatus Latescibacter sp. genomic region, the following are encoded:
- a CDS encoding BsuPI-related putative proteinase inhibitor, with the protein MRKLLVIIPFFMLLCGAQAFAADEPVLFPLDMGRIWSYDDASADRIVSLVKVENTSTVLQAYVFENYNFSRRVFYRDGNKIYEWKEGYRRLWYDFGATAKATWKMTWEAVAVKPVAAGTDTRPPMPAEMKDINDGAVMTLVEKDVVMKVPYGEFNGCVHFNITRPGFADAAYVDEWFAPGVGCIQRTRDTIAGARTNQLVKIYVPEPPSPLRMEVSLDKETYKAGEDIKITVSVKNGSDKPVTQKFTSGLQMDYFIDGSYVYSKNHASTTVLTDVTIPAGEFKQWPFTHTAKDFAVPPGKHIVTAYMVGTKVTASRGFIVNYNLTALPAGVILAVKTDKESYSMGEPILFTLTATNKTTAEVTLAINVMTVKYAINDMVFSQDNIEIMAPVKELKIGAGQSVTFDMKHTADIRTLSPGSYTLYAGLRGYDGMASAKFTVTSQYSLGIVSGIVYGYTPEQSASPVAFVPLQGAVIKLTAVMPKSYDAQLSSLPTTDKTEFSATSDEKGLFTITGVPVGVFYTVTVVKDKYYTYNETIRTLTKETQLKPVLKPVQIITEKDFNYKIHNLLGLSIYIGTDQTVYKPDSQVRATFRVTNTLKDAVTFTFANDNYVDWYLELQNEQPIKILPVVQSEGGSVGGTKKALDVVPAPLPITLQAGESRSFVRQVVLKGQVKETGGKYSIRASLRYATCSVTGLKPGDVSDYITVLVVASPVVSQRIDANGHSNEMVIDMKSTQQASVNIVTRNTDVSGQILVTEIMDNLHKPLDNKRFVKMVEVDADADIRDNMENATIRIYFKPEDLSSPAAVEKLVIAHWDDKADNPKWEILESRVDTVNNFVVATTSSFSSFGLFESAVPTAVGEAEVPLVFKLEQNVPNPFNPSTTIQFQLPAAGHVQLSVYNMVGQEVVRLVDGALPAGVHRVVFNGSRFGSGIYFYRVTGNGISATRKMLLIK; encoded by the coding sequence ATGCGTAAGCTCTTGGTAATCATCCCCTTCTTCATGCTCCTCTGCGGGGCGCAGGCTTTTGCCGCAGACGAGCCTGTCTTGTTCCCGCTCGATATGGGCCGGATCTGGTCATACGACGACGCAAGCGCCGATAGGATCGTTTCTCTTGTGAAGGTTGAGAACACCTCCACGGTTCTCCAAGCTTATGTTTTTGAGAACTATAATTTCTCAAGACGTGTCTTTTACCGTGACGGCAATAAAATTTACGAATGGAAAGAAGGCTACCGCCGCCTGTGGTATGATTTCGGCGCTACTGCCAAAGCAACATGGAAAATGACCTGGGAAGCTGTCGCAGTAAAACCTGTTGCTGCCGGTACAGATACCAGGCCCCCTATGCCGGCTGAAATGAAGGATATCAACGATGGCGCCGTAATGACGCTTGTCGAAAAAGACGTGGTGATGAAAGTCCCTTACGGTGAATTCAATGGATGTGTCCATTTCAACATCACCCGTCCTGGGTTCGCGGACGCTGCCTATGTGGACGAATGGTTTGCTCCCGGAGTGGGCTGTATCCAGCGTACTCGGGACACCATCGCCGGGGCTCGCACAAATCAACTGGTCAAGATTTATGTGCCGGAGCCACCGTCGCCGTTGCGCATGGAGGTTTCGCTTGACAAAGAAACATATAAAGCCGGAGAAGACATCAAAATTACCGTCTCGGTGAAAAACGGGAGCGACAAGCCTGTCACCCAGAAATTCACCAGTGGACTTCAGATGGATTACTTCATCGACGGCTCTTATGTTTATTCCAAAAACCATGCTTCCACTACCGTTTTAACTGATGTCACTATTCCCGCAGGTGAATTCAAACAATGGCCATTCACCCATACCGCTAAAGATTTTGCTGTCCCGCCGGGAAAACATATCGTTACCGCTTACATGGTTGGGACAAAGGTTACAGCCAGCCGCGGTTTTATAGTCAACTATAACCTTACTGCCCTCCCCGCCGGAGTGATTCTCGCGGTAAAGACCGACAAGGAGAGCTACTCCATGGGCGAGCCGATTCTGTTCACCCTGACAGCTACCAATAAAACAACCGCAGAGGTAACCCTGGCCATCAACGTGATGACGGTGAAATATGCCATAAATGATATGGTATTTTCCCAGGACAACATAGAAATCATGGCTCCGGTGAAGGAATTGAAAATCGGTGCGGGCCAGTCGGTCACCTTCGACATGAAACATACCGCTGACATCCGCACTCTATCACCGGGATCATACACTTTGTACGCCGGTCTCCGGGGCTATGACGGTATGGCTTCCGCCAAATTCACGGTTACCAGTCAGTACTCTCTCGGAATCGTATCGGGAATTGTATACGGTTATACTCCCGAACAATCGGCATCCCCCGTCGCTTTTGTCCCGCTGCAGGGTGCGGTGATCAAACTTACGGCTGTTATGCCCAAGAGTTACGATGCACAGCTATCCTCCCTCCCTACGACGGACAAGACAGAGTTTTCCGCCACCAGCGATGAAAAGGGCTTGTTCACGATCACTGGTGTGCCTGTGGGAGTGTTTTATACGGTTACTGTCGTAAAGGATAAGTATTACACGTACAACGAAACCATCAGAACCTTGACGAAAGAAACCCAGTTGAAGCCCGTCCTGAAACCGGTGCAGATTATTACCGAAAAGGATTTCAACTACAAAATTCACAATCTCCTAGGGCTCTCCATTTACATCGGGACCGACCAGACAGTGTACAAGCCTGACTCACAGGTAAGGGCAACATTCAGGGTTACGAATACTCTCAAGGATGCAGTTACATTCACATTCGCGAACGATAATTACGTTGACTGGTACCTGGAACTTCAGAACGAACAACCAATCAAAATTCTTCCTGTCGTCCAGTCCGAAGGAGGGTCCGTAGGAGGAACTAAAAAAGCTCTTGATGTCGTCCCGGCGCCGCTTCCTATAACATTGCAGGCCGGAGAGTCCAGGTCATTCGTCCGGCAGGTCGTTCTTAAAGGGCAGGTAAAGGAGACCGGCGGGAAATATTCTATCCGCGCTTCCCTCCGCTACGCGACATGTTCCGTAACGGGCCTGAAACCGGGTGATGTAAGCGATTATATTACCGTTCTGGTGGTTGCGTCTCCAGTTGTCAGTCAAAGGATCGATGCGAACGGCCATTCGAATGAAATGGTGATCGACATGAAATCAACCCAGCAGGCCAGTGTCAACATCGTAACCAGGAATACCGATGTTTCCGGACAGATACTGGTCACAGAGATCATGGATAATCTCCATAAACCGCTCGATAACAAACGCTTCGTCAAGATGGTGGAGGTGGACGCTGACGCCGATATCCGTGACAACATGGAAAATGCGACCATCCGGATATATTTCAAACCCGAGGATTTGTCAAGCCCTGCAGCGGTGGAAAAACTGGTCATCGCGCACTGGGATGACAAGGCTGACAACCCCAAGTGGGAAATTCTGGAAAGCCGGGTGGATACGGTTAACAACTTCGTGGTGGCCACCACTTCGAGCTTCAGCAGCTTTGGTCTTTTTGAGAGCGCTGTGCCGACTGCGGTTGGAGAGGCCGAAGTCCCGCTGGTTTTCAAACTGGAGCAGAATGTTCCGAATCCGTTCAACCCCTCAACTACTATCCAGTTCCAGCTCCCTGCCGCGGGGCATGTACAACTGAGTGTTTATAACATGGTTGGGCAGGAAGTGGTTCGTCTGGTTGACGGCGCCCTGCCCGCCGGTGTGCACCGGGTGGTATTTAACGGAAGCCGTTTCGGATCGGGCATTTACTTCTATCGTGTTACCGGAAACGGAATCAGTGCAACCCGGAAGATGCTCCTCATCAAGTAA